In bacterium, one genomic interval encodes:
- a CDS encoding MTH1187 family thiamine-binding protein: MLFQLTMFPTDKRGDSVSADVAKVIDIIDRSGLPYRLTAMSTIVEGEWEPVMRVINKARLMLRRNHSRIYISITIDDRKGAKGRLTGKIESVKKRLGREVRS, encoded by the coding sequence ATGCTTTTTCAGCTCACCATGTTCCCGACCGACAAGCGGGGAGATTCCGTCTCTGCGGATGTCGCCAAAGTGATCGATATCATTGATCGCTCGGGCCTTCCGTATCGCTTGACGGCGATGTCGACCATTGTCGAGGGAGAATGGGAACCGGTGATGCGCGTGATCAACAAAGCCAGATTGATGCTGCGACGAAACCATAGCCGCATCTATATCAGTATAACGATTGATGACCGGAAAGGGGCCAAGGGGCGGCTGACCGGCAAGATCGAATCGGTCAAAAAGCGGCTCGGCCGGGAAGTGAGGAGCTGA
- a CDS encoding divalent-cation tolerance protein CutA, producing the protein MDSIRVVYISIPQDEADRMARSLVEERLAACVNIVPRISSYFWWDDKVQHDDEALLIVKTTQEKFQKLMDFVVENHPYELPEIIGLPLVSAFPDYVAWVKAETNRES; encoded by the coding sequence ATGGATTCCATTCGCGTCGTTTATATCTCTATCCCGCAGGATGAAGCAGACCGGATGGCCCGCTCTCTGGTCGAAGAACGATTGGCCGCCTGCGTTAATATCGTCCCCAGAATATCATCCTACTTTTGGTGGGATGACAAGGTTCAGCACGATGACGAAGCGCTCCTGATCGTCAAAACGACCCAGGAGAAATTTCAGAAGTTGATGGACTTTGTGGTGGAGAACCATCCATACGAACTTCCCGAGATCATCGGCCTTCCGCTGGTATCAGCTTTCCCGGACTATGTCGCCTGGGTCAAGGCAGAAACGAATCGCGAGTCCTGA
- the nrdR gene encoding transcriptional repressor NrdR: MRCPQCGYEEDKVVDSRPSQDNRAIRRRRECLSCGTRFTTYEYVEQSVLIVLKSDGRREPFDRNKLLHGIKLACNKRPVNSAQIDLIVQDIEASIHDIGKGEIDSKQIGELVIAKLREVDEVAYIRFASVYRDFQDMNEFLDELNRLRKHKGKRSPGQAPSE, translated from the coding sequence ATGCGTTGCCCCCAGTGCGGATATGAGGAAGATAAGGTGGTCGACAGCCGACCATCGCAGGACAATCGTGCCATCCGCCGTCGCCGTGAATGCCTCTCCTGCGGCACTCGCTTCACTACTTATGAGTATGTTGAACAGTCGGTCCTGATAGTCCTCAAATCCGATGGTCGCCGAGAACCCTTTGACCGCAACAAACTACTCCATGGTATCAAGCTGGCCTGTAATAAGCGGCCGGTTAATTCCGCTCAAATTGACCTGATTGTGCAGGACATCGAGGCTTCCATTCATGACATTGGGAAGGGGGAGATCGACTCCAAGCAGATCGGTGAGCTGGTAATCGCCAAATTGCGCGAGGTTGACGAGGTTGCCTATATTCGCTTCGCTTCTGTTTATCGCGACTTTCAGGACATGAACGAATTTCTCGATGAATTGAATCGCCTGCGGAAGCACAAAGGGAAGCGGTCACCCGGCCAAGCTCCCTCGGAATAG